The Rhipicephalus microplus isolate Deutch F79 chromosome 4, USDA_Rmic, whole genome shotgun sequence sequence GCTAAGCGTAGAAACATTGAGCACAGTTAGACAACGGATATTCAGCTTCACAGCATCGTAAAGTCGCCTAAAGCCACGGACGTTGCTTCCTGACTCTTTGTGAGGTAGATTGCGAAGCGCTGATAGGCGGTGTTGCTCGATCCATTTTCGATCTCTGAAGTGTTCCTTCAATAACTTGATAGTGTCTGCATAACAGGTTTCGGAAGTCGGAAAACCACATATCGCAGCTGCCGCTTCACCCGCAAGATAATGACGTAGATAGAAGAACTTTGTCATTGTTGACAAATTGTTGTTCAGGCGGACAGTTTGCTCAAACTGTTCCCAGAAAGCCGACCATTCATATATATCACCTGTAAATGTTGGCATGCCAAGGTTCGGCAGTCTTGGGCCAATTGCGGTTGGCACGTCAGAGGGTGATGGGTTTGCGTTCTGAGGAGCAGCCGCTGCTGTACTGTCTACATGTCGCAAACCATCTATCTTGCAGCGAATCTCAGCGAGCATGCTTATAGCTTTGTCGTTTTACTCAGCAGCCGCGACATACTCAGCTTCGAGCTCCTCGTCCACTGCGTGCTCCTCGAGCGTATCATTGATCTTCGAGAGCTCGTTGTTGCTCGCTCACAAACGCTCATAAATACCTGTGAGCTTGGGCTTGTACGCGGTAGGGTCACCTAGCAGTGATCTTGCTTCTTGCAAGAGCTTCGTGTTTTGGGCTCGTCGAGCGAAGCGCTTGGTCTTGAGGTGATCCATCGGATCTGGTGTTGAAGTCTAGTCTTGTCTACGCCGATAAGGAACGATCCGTTGCAGTCCTCGCCACCCACAAAACGACGTGGTCGAGTAGAAGGTCCCGTCGAGTCATGCCATGAAGGAGACGTGTCCGCACGAGGGTTTTCGGCACCACGATGTAAACGAAAACTACTGATCGGCGAAGCAACTAGACCGAACGTCCAGTGTCTTTCTTTCTTGGtcattaaaatatatatatatatatatatatatatatatatatatatatatatatatatatatatatatatatatatatatatatatatatatatatatatatatatatatatatatatatatatatatatatatatatatatatatatatatatatatatatatatatatatatatatatatatatatataccagcggTGAAGAAGgtgcacgtacgaagtgattttaacgacgtttcggccgcgggtccggccttcatcagaatacagtgtATGGCATGAGTGCTGTTtgtatacatgtgcatatcaataagataAAGGTATGAAAACTGAGATGAAAGgtgatatatgggcatatataaatGCAAGTCACACGGTTTGATGGGCACCTGATACACGTGCAAAAAGACATcgtttccatgcgcgagcacgttgtttaaaaataaaagatgaaacaCATGAAAGATCAAGTGCATAACATGAAGTGTCCAACCGGTAATAGCaaggagaaaaaataaaaatacattagaataataacaaagaaaaaacacaaagatCTATAtaaaagacgttacaaagctgctatgTAATCAACCACTACAGGCAATGTAGCgtgacttgctgagcaaggtagagaacagatggacagggtgatacatcTTATATTGATAGGCAACTGAGTTTTCCTACATTTTCATTTAGACCAGACGTGACGGTGTCGAACTTatagatgagaaatgattcgcggGCTTTATAAttatttgtgcggaaaccagattcaagtaatgtgacctgtagatttTTAAAACAGTGGTCAGGGaagtgcacgtgtcttgaaatgggcaagtggggcaatgTGTTATCTTGAGATTCagggttgttaaaacgcagtctaaaagtcCCCTCTGTTgcaccaatgtactgtattttacATAGCACACATTCTGTCGAGTATATCACGTTCTTGGAGTCGCAGTCGAGactgcctttgatttttaaggaaaagttgaaCCCAGTGCTGGTGACTTGTTGGCATGGGCGCATGTACGCGCATATTTTTCATCGCGGTTTTCGGCAAAGACGGCAACTGATCGTGTCAGGACAGTCTGTTTATGACGATCATGATGATGAAAGTATGTCTCGAATATTTTTAGCTTTgagatacactgctttaggtggttcggtgaaaatagttcttaagcgttcactttccGTCAGAATATTGTGGTGCTGTCTTAGCACATTCGACAGACGCGGAACTCAGGCcgaatgggtaaggactaagtttgcCTGCGGTGAGGGAGTCAAGTTTTTAGCAGTGAACAACATTGTCGTACGATTATGCATGCCGGAACGTTTTCTTGCGTCCTCAAATAATTGCggtggatatttttgtttgactagagcatccttcagtgttctgcaattttgttgaaactctgattgctctgagcagattcttttaaagcggTAGGCCTGCCTGTGAGGGATGCTATATTTGCAATGCTTCACGTGGCTACTgccaaagtgcaaatactgttgcctgtctgtaggcttcctgtagAGAGCAGTTGATAGTTTATCATTTACAACCGGAATGCtgacatcaagaaaactaagcgtaGATATGGAATAGGTGTGAGAAATTGATATTGATGaatgggcatcattaaagtcagatatgaaggaaagcaattCCTCCTCACCATGCGGCTAAATAAGAAAAATGTCATGGATATAccatttataataaaaaggtttcagggcgcgggtttgcaaaaattcactttcaagctggcccataaatatattggcgtagttgggtccgATACGCGTgcccattgacgtgccgctaatGTGGgcatagtgttgcccttcaaattgaaagttaaTTAGCTCTAAAATaagcctgagcaatactgctaatgtgcTGCTGTCGATAAGTTTATGTGGCGATGCTGCTTCGTAagacctggcgactgccgctattccgtctGCATGCGGATtgcttgtatataaaaacgctacGTCTAGTGTGACCAAAAAAGAACCTTGAGGAATATTCAGATCAATTATACCAAAAACGAAGTCAGTAGTGTCCCTTAAGCAAGACGGAAGTGACGCTGGAATACTACTGATCAGAGAATCGCCATAGCTTGACAATTTTTCTTtgacagtacctatacctgaaataTTGGGATGGCCAgggttgtttatcttgtgtattttagacaaaaggtaaaaacgaccggaaacaggacttaggggaataagagaatgaatcgcattgtcaAGCATCTTTTTGTTTTCTAGAAGATCTAACTAACTGCTTTGGAAaagagatttaaattgttcagtgggGTCGTGATCCAGATGCTTGTAAAAACTAGTGTCTTCTAGCTGTCTTTTGGCCTCTGCTTCGTAATCAGACTTGATCATTACGAAAACAGCCCCACCTTTGTCTgcaggcttgatgacgatgtTGTTGCGAGAGGACAAGTAATTTAGGgctttcatttcactggtggataggttacggcgaaacggcgtttgctttcgatacgactgtagtacatctcgttgtacagctttgaTATACATATCTAAGCATCTGTCTCGTTGTGAAGGAGGTGCCCAACGTTTTACAGAAGGTAATGCGCTCGTGAAATTATTTGTATTTTGCCAGTCATGAAAAAACTCGCGCAAGCGTAAGTTGCGCGCAAAATTATCCAAGTCTTTCAGTTATTGAAATTCACTGTGTCCACCTGTGGCAGGACAGAAATTGAGACAGCGGCACAGAACACTGCGTTCCTCAGCTGTTATTACAATGTCCGCAGTTTTTACTATATTATTCTGCTCCTTGACTGATTTTTTGTCAAGGGAAGGTGGCAAAGAAATATCGGGGTAAGCTTGTACTGTATTCGTTTGCAAAGGGACGGAATTGCATGCATTGTTCTGGTTAGGGCACCAGACACCGTCACGCGACATTTTCTTCATTTTCAATGCGTAGATTTCAGGAcgctttttagatgcgaatgCCTCTAGTGCGGCGGATTCATTAGACGACAGGTCTAAATTTACTGAAATTTGATTTTGTCGGTTCAATATTTTTTGCTTGAAAAACGATAATGATGAAGGGTAACTCGGGTGAGTTGTAGTGAAGCATCTCTTAATATGTTGTCCCTACTTCGTCAAATCGTGTGATTTGCATTTATATATGCgcatatatcgcctttcatgtcAGTTTCCATACTTTTATgttattgatatgcacatgtatataaacagcactcatgCCATacactgtattctgatgaaggctggacccgcggccgaaacgtcaaaaaaatCACTTCGTACGGGCGTCTTCTTCACTGCGGATAATCTTGCCTGGACCCAGCatgactttatatatatatatatatatatatatatatatatatatatatatatatatatatatatatatatatattagctgcTTAGAAGACTTTATTCGGTTGTCCGAAAAAGTTTCAAGGCCCATTCGGTCTAGAAACATTAGATATGGCCGCACCCTCTACCTTTATACGGCAGAAGCGGATGTCTGTGTGCACGCATGGTCATGTGTACTGGGAGGTGCCAGCAGGGTTCTCTTTATGTATTATCTAGAAGAAGTAGGGCATAAGTTGCCCGATACATTGACATAGTGAGGGAGAGGGAGCGCTCGTATGAACTTTCGCCACAGCCCCGTAGCCGGGGGAGAGCAGGACTCGGGCTCTTATCCGCAATTCTGAACGTTGTGTGGGGGGTTTACggaaaataaattataaaaatgGGTGTTAATAAAGGCCTTCGGCAAGTCCCCCTTCCCGCTGATGGGGAACCCTGCGCGCGTTTCTATGTGCACGTACTCAAATAGTAATGTTTACTACCTAAGGTAGTACCATTTACTACCACGTACATTTACTACCTCTAGTATACTTCTGAGGTAGTAAAATGGCCACAATACGCAGCAAAGGGGTCGTAAAGGAAGTAGCAGGTCCCATTACcacctttttttaagagtgtacgcACACAAAACGCGGACAATTTAATGAGGAATCAGGAATTTTACTTCACCCATTGTACGCAgaagtacggtgtcctagtggcAGCCTTTGGTCTGCTCATCGGTGCTCTCTGTAAGCATTGTTGGCGTCCCCAGCGGTgaagtcgtcaacgtccttgcgGCTGAATTATCGCCGCACTGAGGTGGCCACTACAACCATGAGCTCTTCGCACTTATAAGCTTATTAATCTTGGCAAACTGGTATACTGTGTAAAAGAACTGTGTCTCAGCAACAGTTGTCATGCGAGCGATCGTTCACGCACACAAGATTTTTAGAGAAAATCATTAAAAAGAACACACTACAGTGTTGGTAACAGAGCCCTAAAAGTGAATGTTTCTTCGCTAAGAAAAGGTTTATTAGCATTAAACCTTTCGGCCTATTAACATTgctgtttcaataaaaaaacGACACTCTATGCCATAAGTATAGCAGTAACAAGCATAGAAACACTTTCACTAATATATTATTTAGTCACAATATTTTGTATATTCAATTTAGGTTTTGGACCACACCAAAAATATCCAGATTTTTCATTAGCGTGCTAAatatttccaatatttatttttttctgggCTCAGGACTGTCTCCTAGTAATAGATTAAGCCGGCAAGGTCACGCTGGCGCCTCATTCGAATGACGCACCAGCAGAAAGAGCTATGATGACGGACGTGTCCGGCCCTTCAAATACAGCTTCAGCTTTCAGCCTAAATTTCTTCTAAAAAGAAAATAACGAAATATTTGAAGCGGTCAGGTTATTTCTCCCGAAATGTGACATTAggaaaaacttaaaaaaaagttaTTACATTAGTGATTTGAAATTGCGACATACGTAGTTGTTGGCAGACCGCCAATAGAATAATCTACCTCAGGAAGATGAGGAGTGCAATAATATAGCACATGTACTATCGTACGACTAAATGCTGCTATTTCCCTTATATAGcatggcgcgtgtgtttgtgcgtgtgtgtttataCGAGCATATGCAggtgttatttcttgttgcgtCAGTACCATGCACCTGCTGAAATGATGTGCTCGTGGAAGTGTTGGCAGTGCTTGCCAGTCAGAATAGTCGGCACTTAGCTACTCATCAAAATTTCTTTGCGGATTGTGTGGAGCCAGAAAAAGGATCGTCTGCTACCCTCGATGCCGCTTAAGTAAGTTCGCGCTCAGGTGAGGCAACCACTTTTTTTTCCGTATCTAATAGTTTTCCTCCGCCGGGCGATGCAGTCAGCTGTTTCACTCCTAGTCATCGGCTTACCGCCCAATGTGAGAAGCAGGGGGGAGGAGGGTGTAGTTGTGTATTAACGGTAATTTAAGTGTAATAATCGGAATTGAGCAGCTATCTATGGCACCTTTATTGAAATTTATTTattgaactgaactgaactgaactgaactgacaGCTGTCGCgcttgtcgttgtcgatgtagtcGGAAAATGCAAAGCATTGACCAAGTACTCAGGATGTTAGGTTGAAAAACTGTTTATTGATCAAGCTGACGCGTGCCGACGTATGTTTCTTTCATGACAAACGTATCAAAAAGGAGCACCAGGGCCATCgggtgaattttcttgtcgtaTTTCTTCAGTGGAGGACACGCCCGCCACTTGTAGCGCCACATGCGGTGGTTGAAGGCCTCGTCATCAGGAAACACCTCGTTGTTTGAGAGCACAATGACGGGTGTCCTGGAAATAGTCTGGTCAGCAGTATACTTGACAGCCACCGAGTCTACATCACCACCAAAAATTTTTTTGACAGTATCGAAAGCGGATGACTCACAGTTTGGCTCGTTCCATACCAGGATGCGACGGCCCACGGTGTCCTGTAGTGGAAAGCTAGTGTAGCGGTTAAAGTTGCGAATGGTACCGCGGTTAATGTAAAATGAAAGAACAGGatcgaaaaaaaagtttttgcctGCACTCGGAGGGGACAGGAtttccatgcaattttttttcgggATCGCCTTCTCGACCAGGCTGTACAAGTTGTTGACAAAAGCCGACACTTCCTCGTGGATGCCGTGAAACTGAAAGTTTAAAAGTTCCATCATGGCATCAAACGACGCGGGCACATCCATGTAAAAGGTAGCGAGGTTGCCATGTGGGGCGTCAAAGAGTGGCTGCATGTTCTTGTACATTTCAATGAAGTCGAGGGTGGAGTACGAACACATCTCATCGTTAAACACTTGAATGGCGCGTTGAAGGCGCTTGTCGTCCAGGCGAATAAATCAAAATACCGGGTCGGCCAGCCACTTGGGGGTGCACACAATGTTGTTCAACGGCGATAATAATGCtaataataatgttaataatgttaataataatGCTGAATAATTAAAGCTGAGATAGGAAGAATTTATCCGGTGGACTGTTTAAGTTTAAACTACTGTGTGCTTTTCCTGTAAAAAAAGCCAACGTATTAAGACATAATCTCAAAGCATGTTAAATAAGCTTTGCTGTGAAGTTATTCTTTTCATTCGGTGTTGCTCGTCATTCAAAATGCTTAGCACCAAAAAAACACAATGGTAGAGTAAATTGTGTGGATAGAACTAATACTTCTTTTTACTAGAATCATACATGGTATGTTCTCATGATTTGTCCGGTATAACATCTTTTCTGATCTCTTCATGATCGCATCAATTTGCTGTTCTAATTTTCAGTTTAACATCTGCTAGCTGTCTTGCTGTGAATGTAATTGAAGCCCAATGATTATGAAAGCTATTTTGAAAGCAAAAGCGTCGTACAATTAACTTGACTATTACATTACCTGACCCCTAGCTCGTTCGCCTTGCTACATTGCTTAGATGCAGAAATCAAGAATATATTGTTTGTTGTTCAGAATCGCTATAAAAAACCAGTCAGAAGCACGAAGTTTGATAGTATCAACTTTTAATACCTTGCTATACTGGTTGTCTCATGGAAgcagcaaaaaaaacaagcatggttaACTTGTTAGAGCATGTGTCATGCCTGTTTAAGTATAGACTACTGCCTTCATATCGACAAAATTCGACCGCTGCTGTTGTTGGCAGTTTTAGCTTCTATGCGTGACGGCTAACTTTGTCTTGTCGCTCTCATGTTGCCTGTTGTTTTGTCCACAAGTTCGCTTACGTGCTAACACTTCATGATCTAACATTCGAATTAATTATTCCTTTATTTGTCTTACTGTtgctttgtttctcttttttaccCATGCAAGTGCAAATGAGCTAGGTGAGGACATTGTTAGGCTCGAACATGAACCGATTCTATGggatgattttttttattgtcaccGAAGTTCACGGCGATTCGGAAAGTAGTCAAAAAGCTCCGAAAGATTATCAAGTCACCGATGGGTATGATGATCTTAGATTTTATAATAACAAAATTAGCATTAATGCATTCTGGCCTCTCTCTAAGCAGATTGGAAGCTATGTGCTAGTTTTTGATTTTGTTGTAACACTAGACTGCAATGGACCCATGCGGATGGCTTGCTGAAGCTGCATAATGCGATATCTTGAAATAATTTTTTGTGTCAATTGAAAGGGGAACAAACACCATTTATAAAAGCTCACTTAACTCTGCCACACATATATCCTTTATATGTAGATCACTATGAGCTAGTGTGAAATATGGGAAAGGTAGAAAATATTACCTTACGATGGTGCATGTTGTAATGTTGACCCAATAGTGTTGTTGTGGTGATTCTGTGCACCAGTATGGGCAGTGTTAATTATGTCAgggacaaaacaaagaaaatggcTGCTTGTATGTCACCAACAGAGCCAACCGTGAAAATGTGTCAATATCTTGAGCTTGGGTGAGAATGTGACGAAAGGTTTTTATCATGTCGTGGtgtcagggtacagtaggaacTTATACTAATGTGCACCGAATTTTTCAAATTGCACTGATATTTACTGGAGCACTATCAAGGCCCTTGAAGGCTTTGCATTGCAATGGGTGCTAAAAAAGGAACTGGTAGTTTTAACATCAGTACCAATGAATACAGACTTCAAAAACTCTAAGCTATTTATTCGTGCTACTTTCAAAGTGTTGGCAAGCTTTGAAGCCCCGTAGAAGTGGATAAAATTTATAAAACTATTTTATTTGTAATCTGCATCACCTTTTAACATTGCATTTTTAGGACCTTGTACTCAGGGAAGTCAAATTTTCACGTAGAGAAAGAAACTAAgatattttttttcgaaaattgcgtGGCTCTTCACATTGTGGATTCTGCTGCCCTAGTGAACACCACATAAAGTACTGTCATTGGGCCTAGGATGCCATGTCCAATTGTCCCTCAGGCATATAAACAGATATGTGTTTGCTGTGCACCAGACATACAAACGAGCTTAGTACTAATGGCTGCTGTAAATCTAGTTTTGTATATATTGCTATATGAAAGCTACAAAACATTAGAATGCGTAATCTACGGGCTCCCATATTCAAGTGCCTAACTAGCAGAGTCTCTGTTGATTTttgtatatattttattttttagtATCGTTCGAAAACTATAATACGACAGAATATGTAGTATCTTGTATACAACAATTGCTGTAAAAACGCTTTGTGTTAGTGTAATTAACAATGTATTCAGAAGTAAAATATACACACTGGTGCATGGCTTCAGTTTCTGTGCCTTTTATTTGTCAGCAGTTCCACAATGTGTTCAGACTTTGTGTTCTCAGTAAATTGTAGGACTGTCGGGTGTTCTTTGATGATGTGGAAATCACCTGACCAGGCTAGATTTATTGTTACTGATGAAGATGCGGTTTGTGCAAAAGAATATTGTATACCAGAGTGGAATATACATAGGTCAGCAAACTTATTCCTGCGTCAACATACTCATATTCAGATCAAGAAGCAAGTCTGAGTCGGAGTGAGATTGGGGGAGTAACAATCTGGGAAGTTTTAGTCCAAGAGTCCGGTTCAGGAAAATTTGCGGACGAGTTCGAGTCAGCCATAAGAACAAAATTTATTTCTTGAGTGAACATGAATGAGATCCACTTTTCACTCGACATTTCTGTTAATTTTCTGTCGATCTACTCAACACTATTACTATCCGTCTTAAGTCGGCCTATGCTCATGCATGTGCCTACCCACATGGTTCAGTGCATGGCAGTTTATACTTCATCTAAATACTTGTTGATAAGAGGCATAAGACGCAGTAGTGGGTTTTAGGCCTTAGCCCACAATCTCTTTTACAGGACGTTATTTTGACAAAAATATCTCGCGTCAGTTGCCTTTCAATAAAATGTCCTTATTATTATCTACTGATAACTCATATTAAAAGCTATGAGATAAAAATAGACTAACAGGGGCACAAATTATGGTAAATATTACCATTTAAGGAATACTATGAATTTCCACAATCTTTGTATTGTTGCTTTAAAAAATGTTGAGTTGCCAAAAATACATATTCAATTGGAGTGCAAGTAATATATTttaatattatgaagtcttggtagtcttggctgcgtagTGTTTAATTGAAGGAAGATCTCGCAAAACGAAAGGGCAAGCCAGTACACAgacaatgacgatgatgatgacccagagtggcaatgaggacaaagagacaagcggatgatggtgattgtgatcatgcagggatgagtacgatgtaagtaacaaatgcccacactacttccccccacttggaagcggacaccctggctgCCGTAAGTTGAattgacggggaacgtcgcgtgaaaggtttcatgcgacagacgtggacaatctctgtgctgcggtagcggtggTCAGTTGGGGCGACGAGCTGTGTCACACAATAATTGACTggtgaagtctgttctaaaacaatgtatggcccgatgaagcgtggttagAATTTGTGACAGAGACCAgcagtgcgaataggtgtcaaaagcagcgcctcgtcaccaggttggaaacaCACAACGCAGTGGGatgcgtcatagatgatcttccgctcgtgctgtctcgcatcagtattgatgcgagcctgatggcgagactgggccaggcgggaaatgtattctttgcTAGgagactgacatgaatttccatggttgttaaagaaggagacgtcgagaaaggtagtcggggtgcatCCAtgcacgaggtaaaacggtgagtagcaaatTGTTCGCTGAACAGTGGTGTTGTAAGTGAATGCCAGGagtggtaaaagagtatcccagtttttgtggtcgggttggacgtaaacggctgtCATGTgagcaagggttcggtgaaatcttgctgtgagaccatttgtctgagggtggtagcttgaagctgtcttgtgagtagttccagaagcgcgcagtacctCATTAACCATTTgggacaggaacactttgccgcggtcactaagcaggaGCCCCATGAATAAaagccccatgacgcaggatttcggcgtgaagaataaagtctgcaacttccacagctgagcctgtaataacagaggaagtctaagcgtagcgtgtcaggtggtccacggtggtcactatccatcgtttgccagcagatgtgacggggagaggcccgtataGGTCAACCCCTACAACCTCGAACgacattgaagggcacggaagtggctgtagaggtccagcaggtgcagacgtggggagtttacgacccTGGCATTGGTAGCAGAAACTGACGTACCGCGCTagactagaagaaaggccaggccagtaataacgacattgaATGCGGTCAAGAGAtattaaaaccaagatgaccagccgtCAGGTCGTCGTGAAAGCCTTCGAGCACATCAAGTTGAAGAgggcgtggcagtacaggaacccagcgctgaccgtcagggtggtagacgtggtggTAGAAAACGCCATTGTCAatcttaaagtgcaggagttgacgatggagtcgcgcgtttggtggacgAGAAACTCCCGAAGGGTGGCCCATCATGCGTCGGTAGTGTGAAttggaccgctggcgggagataaatctTGGCTCGTCGTCTTAAAAAGGTTGTCTTATTGATGCAAGCGTATGAAATTTGGTAGATGTggtggttgagttctcaccaacgctgatatgggtagttggaagcgggcaacgagataaagcgtcggcgtcttgaagTTTTCTGCTttacttgtaagttatgtcaaattcgtactcctgcaagcgtagtatccaccgacccaagcgcccggacaagttcttcagcgtagaaagccagcataaggcatcgTAGTACGTAACGATTGTGAAggggcggccgtggagatagggacggaacttctgaaccgaccaaaccacagccaaacactcttgctcagttaacGTGTTgctcttttcggcaggggtgagtacgcgacttgcatatgcaacaactttctctaagTAAGATTTGTCGCGTTGtggaagaacggctcctataccaaggccgctagcctcggtatggaggatagtcagtgcggcttcgtcaaagtggcagagcagagtttcagacgtgagtgcccgcttcaacaggtcgaattccgtttgacattcttgagaccacagaaaggggacgttggaagcaagtagttcgtgtaatggagcagcaatagaagtaaagttctggataaaccagcGAAAAAAAGAGTCgcggccaaggaaactgcgaagctcctttggtttttcttgACGccgaaagtgaaggactgcagaaatcttatCAGGGTCGGCCCGGATGCCATTATTGCTAACGACTTGTccaccttgatagatttgctagcgaaagagcatttcttagagtttatttgaagcccggcgccggcaaggcacgtcagaacttgatgcaatcgttctaggtgctcaggaaacgttgacgaaaagataataatgtcgtccaggtagcaaaggcaacttttccagcTCAGGCTGCGCAGCACGGCATCTaccatgcgctcaaaagtcgcaggtgcgttgcagagcgcgaaaggcatcacgttgaattcatatagcccgtcgggggttgcgaacgccattttctccttatcgtcttcatgcatggggatctgccagtacccagaacgcaagtcgatgcttgaaaagaattccgcgttttgtagggaatcaagggcgtcgtcaatgcgtggcttagtgtacacgtccttgcgtgtgatcttattttgcgcccggtagtccacgagAAAACGCAGAGACCCATCCTTTTTACgaaccaaaacaataggagacgaccaaatgctagat is a genomic window containing:
- the LOC119171506 gene encoding uncharacterized protein LOC119171506 — its product is MCSYSTLDFIEMYKNMQPLFDAPHGNLATFYMDVPASFDAMMELLNFQFHGIHEEVSAFVNNLYSLVEKAIPKKNCMEILSPPSAGKNFFFDPVLSFYINRGTIRNFNRYTSFPLQDTVGRRILVWNEPNCESSAFDTVKKIFGGDVDSVAVKYTADQTISRTPVIVLSNNEVFPDDEAFNHRMWRYKWRACPPLKKYDKKIHPMALVLLFDTFVMKETYVGTRQLDQ